In Streptomyces venezuelae, the sequence CCGCAAGCCCGCCGCACGGCATATCGTGGGGCGCATGACTGACGCGACACCCCCCACCGAACCCGCTGCCGACGGCGCCCCCGACTACGACACCATGACCCGCGACATCGCGGACGTGCCCGCCGTCGAGGTGATCACCACGGTGGCCGTGCACCTGCTGAGCGCCGCGGCGGTCAACCTGGGCCTGGACAAGCCGGACTCCGAGCACAAGGACCTCGACGAGGCCCGCAAGCTGATCACGGCCCTGGCCGGCCTGGTCACCGCGAGCGCCACCGAGATCAGCTCCTTCCACGCCGCCCCGCTGCGCGACGGCCTGAAGTCGCTCCAGCTGGCCTTCCGCGAGGCCTCGATCGTGCCGGACGAGCCGGGCCAGGGTCCGGGCGAGAAGTTCACGGGTCCCGTCTTCGGCTGAGCCCGGAACCGGAACCGCACACGACGACGGCCGGCGCACCCCGCACGGGGGTGCGCCGGCCGTCGTCGTGTGCGGGGACCGCGCGGGGAACCCGCCCGGTCAGCGGGTGAACAGCGGCTCGCCGGGCGGGGCCGGGGCCTCCGGGGGCAGCAGCGCCAGGTCCAGCCCTCGGACCAGCCGGGCCCGCAGCGTGGTGTCGGCCGCCAGCGCCTCGGCGACCCGCCGGGCCGCGGCGGACGCCTGCGCGCCCCCGGCCAGGACGATCGCCAGGGTGCCGTCGGAGTCGGCACCGCCCGGGCCGAGGTGGGCGCGCAGGACGGCCGGCTCCGCGGACACGGCGGCCCGTACGGCTTCCCGTACGGCGGGATCGGCCAGCGGCCCCGCGTCGGTGCGGCCCTCGGCGAGCGCGAGCAGGGCGGAGCCGGTCAGCTGGTAGGTGACGGGGCCGGCCAGGTCGATGACCACGGTGTCGGCCTTCTCGTGCGCGGCGGCCGCCAGCGCCTGGTGCAGCGGGACGGCCACCGGCCGGGCGGCGGGGTCCCAGAGCGCGAGCGAGGCGATCGAGGTGAAGGCGGGCAGGGCCCGCCGGTCGCCCGCCCGCAGGGTGGGGACGGCCATGTCGCTGGTCTTCTCGCGCCGCAGACCCGTCTCCGGGTCGGTCTCCACCTCGCCGAGGACGGCCACCACGGGGACCAGCAGGCGGGCGCCCCTGAGCGCGGCCAGGACCTGCGGCTCCTTCGACCGGTCCGCGGACCAGGCGGCCAGGGCCTCGGTCAGCCGGGGATCGGCGGAGCCGTCGTCGTCGGAGAATCCCGGGTCGGGAATGTTCTTGTTCGCCACAGTTACCCGACCCTACTGTGCCGGGTACGGGTCCTGGCCACGGCCCCGGGCGCCCCGGCGCGGGCGCCGCGCGAGTACGGCGGCCAGCACCAGCAGCACCGCCCCCGCGACCGCTGCCGCCGGGGCCCCCGGCCGGACGCCCCGCGCGGGCGGGCGGGGCGCCTCGGGGCCGGGGCCGAAGTAGGTGCTCCCGGCCAAGGCGGGCACGGGTGCCGCGGCCTCCGGGCGTATCTCCTCGGCGGCCCGGAGAGCGGCGACGGGGTCGACCAGCCCATGACCGCGGGCGTCGTCGCGGCCGCCGGCCGGGGAGTCGGAGGCGGTCGTCTCCAGCAGCTTCTTCACCTGCGCCGGGGTCAGGTCGGGGTGCGCGGCCAGGACGAGGGCGACGGCGCCGGAGACGAAGGCCGCCGCGGCGCTGGTGCCCCAGCCCTCGTAGTAGGAGCGGTCGGGGTCGGCGATGACGACGTCGACGCCGGGGGCGCTGACGGTGGCGTACCAGTTGCGGGTGGAGAACTTGGCCTTCTTGCCGCGCCGGTCGACGGCGGTGACGGCGATGACCCCCGGATAGGCGGCCGGGTAGGAGACGCGGTCGCCCGCCTCGCCGCCGTTGCCCGCGGAGGCCACGACGACCACCCCCTTGGCCAGGGCGTACTGGACGGCCTCGTCCTCCCCCGCCTCGTGGTGGGCGGAGTCGCTGTCGTCACCGAGGGACAGGTTGATCACGTCGGCGCCGTGGTCCGCGGCCCAGCGGATGCCCTCGGCCAGCGACCCGCCCTTGCTGTCGCGGGCCTTGGCGCGGCCCGGGTCGCCCTCTTCGAGGATCACCCGGACGGGGAGGATCCGTGCCTGCGGGGCGATGCCGAGGACGCCCTGGCCGCGGTTGGGACCGTGGCCGTGCCCGGCGATGATGCTCGCCATGGCGGTTCCGTGGCGGGCCCAGGCGCGGTCGCCGGGGCCGGCCCCCATGCCGATGAGGTCGGTGCCGGCGAGGACCTGGCCGGAGAGGTCGGGATGGGATTCGTCGACGCCGGTGTCGAGGACGGCCACGGTCACCCCGTCGCCCCGGGTGGTTCCCCAGGCCTCCTCGGCACGCAGGGCCAGCAGGCCCCACTGACGGTCGCGGATGTTGTCGGCGGCGACGGGGGACGCGGTGGCGGACACCAGGAGGGTCGCGGTGAGCAGGGCGGCGGCCGTCCGCCCGGAGGCCCGGCGGATCATCGGGTGGGCTCCGGGGTGGGCGTGGCGGGCGGTGCGGCGAGGAAGGCGAGGCCGTGGCCGACCCGGTCGGCGAGCGCCTGGGCCTCGTGGCCGAGACCGGCCTGGGCGGCGGCTCCCGTGGCCTCCTTCTTCATCAGGTCGGCGGCGGGGTGGAGTGCGCCCGGTGCGCGGCCGTCGGCGAAGGCGGAGACGGTGTAGACGACGACGGGTGCCTCGGTGAGTACGGAGCTGGCCCAGGCGGCGCGCTGCGCGTCGGTGAACCCGTACGCGGGCGGGGCCGGGACATGGCCCCGGAGGGCGGCCATCGCGGGGGCTCCGGCGGGGGTGAAGACCATGCCGACGGTGATCAGTGAACTGCGGGTGGCGTCGGTGTAGGTGGCGCGGAGCACGCGGGTGCAGCCGGTGGCGGCGAGCAGGGCCTGCCAGTCGGCGGCGAGGGCGGCCGGGCAGTCGGCGTCGGGGGCGAGCGCGATCCGGGTCCAGGTGCGGTCGGAGCCGCCGGGGCCGGCGGAGGGGCCGGTGAGGACGGGCGGGAGCAGGCTGTCGACGGGGGCGGCGCGCCACAGCGACCCGGCCTTGCGGTAGGCGGCGTCGGCGGGGAGGGGGCGGGCCGCGGCGCGGTGTTCGGCCCAGGTGGCGAGGGCGGCCCCGCCGACGAGGCCGCTGCCGAGGAGGGCGCAGAGGGTGGCGGCGAGGATCCGGGCGGGGTGGCGGCGCGTGTCCGGGTGCGCGGGCTGTGGCGGTTCGGGCTCGCCCAGGATCTCGGTCCGCGGTGTCGTCGTGGTCATCCGGCGGCTCCGCCCCCCGTTCCGTACGGCTGCCTGCCCTTACTCTACGGCGTCGGCACCACAGGCTGCTTGCCGGTACCGCACCACTTGGACCCGCCCGCGTCCGGCCACCCCCGGCCCCGCCGGCGATCGAGGCGCGGGGCTCGGGGCGGAGCCCCCGCGCCCGGGGCGCGGCGCCCCCGGGAAACGGGGAAAGGGCGGGCGGGGAACCCCTACCCACCGGTAGAGACCTCTGGCAAGCTGCCGCCCATGAACTCCGCCGCCACCGACCGCGCCCGGTACGACCGGGCGACCGCGCACCTGGACGCGCCGCTGGCCGTCGTGGATCTCGACGCCTTCGACGCCAACGCCGACGATCTCGTCCGCCGCGCCGCCGGCAAGCCGGTCCGGGTCGCGAGCAAGTCGGTGCGGTGCCGCGCGCTGCTGGAACGGGCCCTCGCCCGTCCCGGGTTCGCGGGGATCATGTCGTACACCCTCGCCGAGTCGCTCTGGCTGGCCCGGTCCGGGTTCGAGGACGTCCTGCTCGCCTATCCCTCGGCCGACCGGGCCGGCTTCGGCGAGCTGGCGAACGACGCCAAGCTGGCCGGCGCGGTCACGGTGGTCGTGGACGATCCGGCGCAGCTCGACCTGATCGACGCGGCCCGGGACGGCGGCGCCGAGGAGATCCGGGTCTGCCTGGAACTGGACACGTCCCTGCGGCTGTTCGGCGGCCGGGTACGGATCGGGGCCCGCCGGTCCCCGCTGCGCGAGCCCGCGCAGCTGGCCGGGCTGGCCCGGGCGGTGACCGCCCGGCCCGGCTTCCGGGTCGTGGGGCTGATGGCGTACGAGGGCCATGTCGCCGGGGTCGGGGACTCGCTGGCCGGTCGCCCGCTGCGGTCCCGGACGATCCGGCTGATGCAGGGCGCGGCCCGCAAGGAGCTGGCGGAGCGGCGGGCGGAGGTGGTGCGGGCCGTACGGGCCGTCGTACCGGACCTGGAGTTCGTCAACGGCGGTGGTACCGGCAGCGTGCAGCAGACGGCCGCCGAGGACGCGGTGACGGAGATTGCGGCGGGTTCGGGCCTGTACATGCCCCGGCTGTTCGACAACTACACGTCGTTCAGCGGCCGTCCGGCGGCCCTCTTCGCCCAGCCCGTGGTGCGCAGGCCCGGGGTGGGTGTGGTGACGGTGCTCGGGGGCGGCTATCCGGCCTCCGGTGCGGCCGGGCCGGACCGGCTGCCGGTCCCGTACCTGCCCCAGGGGCTCCGCTACGACCCGCAGGAGGGCGCGGGCGAGGTGCAGACCCCGCTGCTGGGAAGCCCGGCCGACGACCTGCTGATCGGCGACCGGGTCTGGTTCCGGCACGCGAAGGCGGGCGAGCTGTGCGAGCGGTTCGACACCCTGCACCTGATCGAGGGCGACCGGGTCACCGCCGCCGTGCCGACCTACCGGGGCGAGGGGCGGACCTTCCTCTAGGCCGTCCGGATTCCGGCGGCGGGCTTGTGGACGAAGCCCGTCAGCGGGGCGAGGACCTTCCAGTCGAGCGTTTCGTAGAGCGCCCGGCCCTGGACGGTCGCGCCCAGGATTCCGGTGGCCGCCCCGTGCTCGGTGGCCGCGGCGGTCAGGGCGCCCATCACCACCGTCCCGAGGCCGAGGCGCCGGTGCGCCTCCTCGGTGACGATCTGGTCGAAGACGCAGGCGGCGCCCGTCAGCCCGATCTGGCCGCGCGCGGCGGGTTCCCCGCCGGCGGCCAGGACGCTCACGGTGACGACGCCGTCGGCGGTCTCGGCGGTGACCGTGTACCCGTCAGGCGGGCGCACGGGGGAGGGACGCAGGTCGACGGCCATCAGGAAGCCGGGATCGACCGGCTCCCACTCGGGCGGGAACCACGCTTCCATGACCTCCGGTGCCAGGAAGCCCTTGATCCAGGTGGCCGGTTCGGTGACGGCCGCGACGAGCCCGCGGGCGGTCTCGGCATCGGCGTCGAGGAGGACGTGACGGACCGTCTGGGACGCCAGTCCGACCTGGATGCTCAGCCCCCAGGGCGCGTCCACCGGTTTCGGTGTCCGCCGCGAGACGGTCCATCCGTCGACCCACGAGCGCGCGATCTCCCACATCCGAACACCCCTCCGAGTAATGACTGCCTTTCAGGTTCGGATGTTACACAAGCGGGGTGGGGCAGGATCCGGTTGCTCCTTCGGCGGCCGGGACGGCCCTCAAGGCCGGCCGGGCACCTCGCGGTGCCCGGCCGGCCTGGGTGCGGTGCGGTGCCGGTGCGGGACCGGCGGGTCCTACAGCGGGGTCACGTACGCACCGGAGATGCCGCCGTCGACGAGGAAGTCGGTGGCGTTGATGAAGGAGGAGTCGTCGCTGGCGAGGAAGGCGACGGCGGCGGCGATCTCGGTGGGTTCGGCGAAGCGGCCCAGCGGGATGTGGACGAGGCGGCGGGCGGCGCGCTCGGGGTCCTTGGCGAACAGCTCCTGCAGCAGCGGGGTGTTCACGGGCCCCGGGCACAGGGCGTTGACGCGGATGCCCTCGCGGGCGAACTGCACGCCGAGCTCGCGGGACATGGCGAGGACCCCGCCCTTGGAGGCGGTGTAGGAGATCTGGGAGGTGGCGGCGCCCATGATGGCGACGAAGGAGGCGGTGTTGATGATGGACCCGCGGCCCTGGCGCTGCATGTAGGGCAGGGCCGCCTTGCAGCACAGGTAGACGGAGGTGAGGTTGACGTCCTGGACGCGCTTCCAGGCCTCCAGGCCGGTGGTCAGGATGGAGTCGTCGTCCGGGGGCGAGATGCCCGCGTTGTTGAAGGCGATGTCCACGGAGCCGTAGGTGTCGAAGGCCGTCTTGAAGAGCGCCTCGACCTCCTCGGGGCTGGTGACGTCGACCTTGACGTAGGTGCCGCCCACCTCTTCGGCCGCGGCCTTGCCGGCGGTCTCGTCGATGTCGCCGCAGACGACGTTGGCACCCTCGGAGGCCAGGCGGCGGGCGGTGGCGAGGCCGATGCCGCTGCCGGCTCCGGTGATGACGGCGGTACGGCCGACCAGGCGGCGGCAGACGATCTCTTCGTTGGACATGTGCTTCAGGCCTCCGTGCTGATGAAGACGTTCTTGGTCTCGGTGAAAGCGGTGAGGGCGTCGGGTCCGAGCTCGCGGCCGAGTCCGGACTGCTTGTAACCGCCGAAGGGGGTCCAGTAGCGGACGCTGCTGTGGGAGTTGACGGACAGGTTGCCGGCGGCGACGGCGCGCGAGACGCGCAGCGCCCGCCCGATGTCGCGGGTCCAGAGGGAACCGGAGAGGCCGTATTCGGTCGCGTTGGCCAGGCGTACGGCGTCCTCCTCGTCCTCGAAGGGCAGGACGACGGCGACCGGTCCGAAGACCTCCTCGGCGGCCACGGGCGCGGTGGGGGCGACGTCCGTGACGAGGGTGGGCGGGTACCAGAAGCCGGGGCCCTCGGGGGCGGTGCCGCGGATCGCGGTGAGGTCGTCGGTGACGTACGACCGTACGCGGTCCAGCTGGGTCCGTGAGATCAGCGGGCCCATCTGCGTCTTCTCGTCGAGCGGGTCGCCGACGGTCACGGCCGCGATGCCGGGGGCCACGAGCTCCAGGAAGCGGTCGTAGGCGGAACGCTGTACGAGGATCCGGGTGCGGGCGCAGCAGTCCTGGCCGGTGTTGTCGAGGAAGGCCATGGGGGCGGCGGCGGCCGCCGCTTCGAGGTCGGCGTCGGCGAAGACGATGTTGGGGCTCTTGCCGCCGAGTTCGAGGGTGACGCGCTTCACCCGGTCGGCGCACTTGGCCATGATCTGCTTGCCCACGCGGGTGGACCCGGTGAAGACGATCTTCGCGACGCCGGGGTGTTCGACGAGTGCGTCGCCGGCGACGCCCCCGTGCCCGGGGAGCACCTGGAAGAGGTGTTCGGGGATCCCGGCCTGGAGGGCGAGTTCGGCGAGGCGCAGCGCGGTCAGCGGGGTGGTCTCGGCGGGCTTGAGGATGACGGCGTTGCCGGCGGCGAGGGCCGGGGCGAGGCCCCAGGCGGCGATCGGCATGGGGAAGTTCCACGGGGCGATCACGCCGATCACACCGAGGGGTTCGAGGAAGGTGACGTCGATGCCGCCGGCGACGGGGATCTGGCGGCCTGAGAGCCGTTCCACTCCCCCGGCGGCGAAGTCGAGGAGGTCGCGTACGTTGCCGGCTTCCCACCGGGCGTTGCCGATGGTGTGGCCGGCTTCGAGGACCTCCAGCCGGGCCAGTTCCTCGATGTGGCCGTCGACGACCGCGGCGAAGCGGCGCAGCAGCCGGGCCCGGTCCGCGGGGGCGGCTGCCGCCCAGGCGCGCTGGGCCGCGGTGGCCCGTGCGACGGCGGCGTCGACGTCGTCCCGTGTGGCGGCCGGGACGATGGCGACGGTTTCCTCGGTGGCCGGATTCAGCACTCTTAGTTCGAAGGGGGCCGGCGCGTCGGACACGTGGTGCCTCACAGTTTCGTTCGGTGGTGTGCGGTGGCTACAGGCGTTCGAAGGAGCGGCGCAGCTCCCAGTCGGTCACCGCGGAGTCGTAGGCGTCGAGTTCCACGCGGGCCATGTTCCGGTAGTGCGCGACCACTTCGGGACCGAAGGCGGCCTTGGCGATCTCGCTGTTCTCCCAGAGCTCGGCGGCCTCGCGCAGGGTGGTGGGGACATGTGCGAAATCGGCGGTGTAGGCGTTGCCGCCGCAGGCCTCGGGGAGCTCCAGGCGGTGCTCGATGCCGTAGAGCCCGGCGGCGACCAGGCCGGCGACGGCGAGGTACGGATTGACGTCGCCGCCGGGGAGGCGGTTCTCGAAGCGCATGGAGCGGCCGTGGCCGACGACCCGGAGCGCGCAGGTCCGGTTGTCCACGCCCCAGGCGACGGCGGTCGGCGCGAAGGATCCCGGCCGGAAACGCTTGTACGAGTTGATGTTCGGGGCGTAGAGAAGGGAGAAGTCGCGCAGCGCGGCCAGCTGGCCGGCCAGGAAGTGCCGCATCACCGGTGACATTCCGCCCGGACCGTCCCCTGCCATCGCGTTGCGTCCGTCGGTGTCGGCCAGCGAGAGGTGGATGTGACAGGAGTTGCCCTCGCGCTCGTCGAACTTGGCCATGAAGGTGAGCGAGACACCTTCCTGGGAGGCGATCTCCTTGGCTCCGGTCTTGTAGACGGAGTGCTGGTCGCAGGTGGTGAGCGCCTCGTCGTAGCGGAAGGCGATCTCGTGCTGGCCGAGGTTGCACTCCCCCTTGGCCGACTCGACGACCAGGCCCGCGGCCTGCATCTCGTTGCGGATCCGGCGCAGCAGGGGTTCGATGCGGCCGGTCCCGAGGACGGAGTAGTCGATGTTGTACTGGTTGGCCGGGGTCAGGCCGCGGTAGCCGGAGTTCCAGGCCTGCTCGTAGGTGTCCTGGAAGACCATGAACTCCAGCTCGGTGCCCACCATCGCCGTGTAGCCGGCCTCGGCGAGGCGTTCCAGCTGGCGGCGCAGGATCTGCCGGGGCGCGGCGACGACGGGCGAGCCGTCGCTCCAGGCGAGGTCCGCGAGCAGGAAGGCGCTGCCGGGGTTCCACGGGATGCGGCGCAGGGTGGCGAGGTCGGGGTGCATGGCGAAGTCGCCGTAGCCCCGGTCCCACGAGGACATCTCGTACCCGTCGACGGTGTTCATGTCGGTGTCGACGGCGAGGAGGTAGTTGCAGCCCTCGGTACCGTGCTCAAGGACCTCGTCGAGGAAGAACTGTGCGGCGAACCGCTTGCCCTGGAGCCGCCCCTGCATGTCGGGGAAGGCCAGGACGACTGTGTCGATCTCACCACTGGCGACGAGGGAGCGGAGCTCCTCGGGCGCGAGCGGCGGCATGCGGTCTACCACTGGAATCTCTCCTTCGGTGAGCCGAGGAGGCCTAAGGTATTGAATAGAACCATTGCTTGGGAAGGGGAGGAGCCGAGATGACCGACACCGCGAGCGAGGGCGACGCGATCGCGCGCCTGAATCCCGTGCTGCGGCAGGTACGGGCGGGCAACGGTTTCGAGGAGGCGCTGGAGCAGATCCTGCAGGTGGTCCGGCTGGGTCTGGTGCCGGGCGGCGAGCGGCTGCCACCGGAGCGCGAGCTGGCGGAGCGCATGGGGATCAGCCGGGTGACCCTGCGCGAGGTGCTGAAGGTGCTCCAGGACCAGGGGCTCGTGGAGGCCCGGCGCGGGCGGTACGGCGGAACGTTCGTGCTGCCGCGGCCCGACACCCCGGCCGGCGGTGCCGAGGAGGAGCTGCGGCGGCGCGTCGCGGGGGTGGACATCGAGGACGTCCTGCGGTTCCGCGAGGTCCTGGAGGTGGGGGCCGCCGGACTGTGCGCCTCCCAGGGGCTGACCGAGGAGGGCACCGAACGCCTGCTCGGCGCCCTGGCCGCCACGCACGACGCCCCGCTCTCCGCGTACCGGCGCCAGGACACGCTCTTCCACCTCACCCTGTGCGAGCTGGCCGGGTCCGCCACCCTGACGGCCCAGTACGCGGCCGTCCGGGCCACCGTGAACGACCTGCTGGACTGCATCCCGCTGCTCGTGCGCAACCTGGAGCACTCCCAGCAGCAGCACAGCACGCTGGTGGAGGCGGTGCTGGAGGGCGACGCGGCCGGGGCCCGGGAGACGATGCGCGAGCACTGCTGCGGCACGGCGGCACTGCTGCGGGGCTTTCTGGCCTGAGCGGCACCGGGGGCCGCCGAGAGGGTTTCGTAACTTCTGTTTAACGCAGAGGTCTTGCGCACTCCCCTGCTCTAAGGCAAAGGTACGCCCCACAACCATTGCCCTGAGGCAGGAGCGCACGATGGCCGACGACATCGAGGCACGGCTCGCCGCCGTACCCGCACCCACCACGTCCCCCGACGGCGGGGACGGCCCCGACGAATACCTCGCGCGCCGCACGCTGCGCCGCGGCAGCGCCGGCTGGCTGCTCCTCACCGGCCTCGGCGTCGCCTACGTCGTCTCCGGGGACTTCTCCGGCTGGAACGTCGGTCTCGACAAGGGCGGCTTCGGCGGCCTCGCCATCGCCACCGTCCTCATGGGCGCGATGTACGCCTGCCTGGTCTTCTCGCTCGCGGAGCTGTCCACCATCCTGCCGACCGCGGGCGGCGGCTACGGCTTCGCCCGCCGCGCGCTCGGCCCGTGGGGCGGCTTCCTCACGGGCACCGCCATCCTCATCGAGTACATCCTGGCCCCGGCCGCGATCGTCATCTTCATCGGCGACTACGTCGAGTCCCTCGGCCTCTTCGGACTCACCTCCAGCTGGCCCGTCTACCTCGGCTGTTTCGTCATCTTCATCGGGGTCCACCTCTGGGGCGTCGGCGAGGCGCTGCGCTTCAGCCTCGTCGTGACCGCGATCGCCGTCGCGGCGCTGCTGATCTTCGCGGTGGGGGCCTTCACCGAGTTCGACGCCTCCGGCCTGAACAACATCCCCGTCGACGCGGACGCCCTCGGCTCGAACTCCTGGCTGCCGCTGGGCGTGCTGGGCATCTGGGCCGCGTTCCCCTTCGGCATGTGGTTCTTCCTCGGCGTGGAAGGCGTACCGCTGGCGGCCGAAGAGGCCAAGGACCCGGTCCGCTCGATGCCGAAGGCCCTCTCCATCTCCATGGGCATCCTCGCCCTGCTCGCCCTGATCACCTTCTTCGCCGCGACCGGTGCCCAGGGCGCCGACGCGGTCAAGGCCGCCGGCAACCCGCTGGTCGTGGCCCTGGAAGGGGACGGCGGCCCGACCGCGCTCAGCCGGTTCGTGAACTACGCGGGGCTGGCCGGCCTGGTGGCCTCCTTCTTCTCCCTCATCTACGCGGGCTCGCGCCAGCTCTTCGCCCTCTCGCGGGCCGGCTACCTGCCCCGCTTCCTCTCGCTCACCTCGAAGCGCAAGGCCCCGTACCTGGGCCTGATCATCCCCGGCGCGATCGGCTTCGCCCTCGCCGCGGCCACCGGCAACGGCGCCCGCATGCTCAACATCGCGGTGTTCGGCGCCACCATCTCCTACGCCCTGATGGCGCTGTCCCACATCGTGCTGCGCCGCCGGGAGCCGGACCTGGAGCGCCCGTACCGCACCCCCGGCGGGATCCTGACCTCCTCGGTGGCCTTCGTGCTCGCGCTGTCGGCCCTGGTCGCCACCTTCCTGGTGGACAAGGACGCCGCGTTCATCGCCCTGGCCGTGTACGCCGTCGCCCTCGCCTACTTCGCCTTCTACAGCCGGCACCACCTGGTGGCCTCGGCCCCCGAGGAGGAGTTCGCGGCTCTCGCGGAAGCCGAGGCGGAACTGACCCGCGACTGAAACCCTGTACCTGCCCTGCTCCACCCCCGTCGGAGGTCAGAACGTGCCCAGGCCGCTCATCGGCATCACCACCTACGTCGAGGATTCCACCCGCTACGGCGTGTGGGACCTCCCGGCATCCCTCGTACCGACCGGGTACCACGAACTCGTCCAGGCGGCGGGCGGCGCGGCCGTGCTGCTCCCGCCGGACGAACCGGGGAGGGCGGCGGAGGTGCTGAGCCGGGTGGACGGCCTGGTCGTCGCGGGCGGCCCGGACCTGGACCCGGTGCACTACGGGGCCGTCCGCGACTCCCGTACGGGCGCCCCCGCCACGGTCCGCGACCACTGGGAGCTGGCCCTGATCGCCGCCGCGCTCGACGCGGACCTGCCCCTGCTCGGCATCTGCCGGGGCATGCAGGCCCTCAACGTGGCCCTGGGCGGCACGCTGATCCAGCACCTCGACGGCCACGTCGAGACCCCGGGCGTCATGTCGTGGCACCCGGTCCGCCCGGTCCCGGGCACCCGCTACGCGGACCTGGTCCCGGAGGAGGCCCAGGTCCCGACCTACCACCACCAGGCCGTCGACCGGCTGGGCCGCGACCTGGTCGTCTCGGCCCACGCGGTCGACGGCACGGTCGAGGCGATCGAACTGCCCGACCCGGAGCGGTGGGTGCTGGGCGTCCAGTGGCACCCGGAGCGGGACAAGGACACGCGGGTGATGTCCGCCCTCGTCGGGGCGGCCTCCGTCCGCACCGCGGTACCGGTGGGCTGACCGGCCGTCGGCCGCGGGACTCCGGCCCCCTTCCCCGGCGCCGGGCCCGCGGCCGGCCCCTCCCGCACCCCGCGTCCCCGCACGAATGGCCCTGCGGCCCCGGGACGTGCAGGCTGGAATGGTGAGCACACAGGCGCACGGCAAGGCGACCGGGCCGGTGGCCGGGTTCCTGGAGAACCCGGTCGTGGGCATGGCGCCCTGGATCATCTTCTCGCTGCTGGTCGGCCCGGGACGGTTCGAGCTCGCGGTCGGACTGGCCCTGGCCGTGTCGGTCGGCCTGACCCTGATGAGCCACCTGGTCAACCGCGGCACTTCCTGGAAGCTGCTGGAACTGGCCGACATCGTCTTCTTCGCCACCATGGCCGTGATCGGGGCCCTGGCGAGCGAGGGGACCCTGAACTGGCTGGAGACGTACGCGGGCGAAGTCGCCAACATCGCGCTGGCGGTGATCGCCTTCGGGTCGATGGCGGTCGGTACGCCGTTCACCCTCCAGTACGCCCGCGAGCAGGTCGATCCGTCGCTCTGGCACACCCGCGGCTTCCTGCGGACCAACTACATGATCACGGGAGCCTGGGGCATCGCCTTCCTCGTGGCGG encodes:
- a CDS encoding amino acid deaminase/aldolase, which gives rise to MNSAATDRARYDRATAHLDAPLAVVDLDAFDANADDLVRRAAGKPVRVASKSVRCRALLERALARPGFAGIMSYTLAESLWLARSGFEDVLLAYPSADRAGFGELANDAKLAGAVTVVVDDPAQLDLIDAARDGGAEEIRVCLELDTSLRLFGGRVRIGARRSPLREPAQLAGLARAVTARPGFRVVGLMAYEGHVAGVGDSLAGRPLRSRTIRLMQGAARKELAERRAEVVRAVRAVVPDLEFVNGGGTGSVQQTAAEDAVTEIAAGSGLYMPRLFDNYTSFSGRPAALFAQPVVRRPGVGVVTVLGGGYPASGAAGPDRLPVPYLPQGLRYDPQEGAGEVQTPLLGSPADDLLIGDRVWFRHAKAGELCERFDTLHLIEGDRVTAAVPTYRGEGRTFL
- the mycP gene encoding type VII secretion-associated serine protease mycosin yields the protein MIRRASGRTAAALLTATLLVSATASPVAADNIRDRQWGLLALRAEEAWGTTRGDGVTVAVLDTGVDESHPDLSGQVLAGTDLIGMGAGPGDRAWARHGTAMASIIAGHGHGPNRGQGVLGIAPQARILPVRVILEEGDPGRAKARDSKGGSLAEGIRWAADHGADVINLSLGDDSDSAHHEAGEDEAVQYALAKGVVVVASAGNGGEAGDRVSYPAAYPGVIAVTAVDRRGKKAKFSTRNWYATVSAPGVDVVIADPDRSYYEGWGTSAAAAFVSGAVALVLAAHPDLTPAQVKKLLETTASDSPAGGRDDARGHGLVDPVAALRAAEEIRPEAAAPVPALAGSTYFGPGPEAPRPPARGVRPGAPAAAVAGAVLLVLAAVLARRPRRGARGRGQDPYPAQ
- a CDS encoding SseB family protein, with translation MANKNIPDPGFSDDDGSADPRLTEALAAWSADRSKEPQVLAALRGARLLVPVVAVLGEVETDPETGLRREKTSDMAVPTLRAGDRRALPAFTSIASLALWDPAARPVAVPLHQALAAAAHEKADTVVIDLAGPVTYQLTGSALLALAEGRTDAGPLADPAVREAVRAAVSAEPAVLRAHLGPGGADSDGTLAIVLAGGAQASAAARRVAEALAADTTLRARLVRGLDLALLPPEAPAPPGEPLFTR
- a CDS encoding DUF1844 domain-containing protein; this translates as MTDATPPTEPAADGAPDYDTMTRDIADVPAVEVITTVAVHLLSAAAVNLGLDKPDSEHKDLDEARKLITALAGLVTASATEISSFHAAPLRDGLKSLQLAFREASIVPDEPGQGPGEKFTGPVFG
- a CDS encoding glutamine synthetase family protein yields the protein MVDRMPPLAPEELRSLVASGEIDTVVLAFPDMQGRLQGKRFAAQFFLDEVLEHGTEGCNYLLAVDTDMNTVDGYEMSSWDRGYGDFAMHPDLATLRRIPWNPGSAFLLADLAWSDGSPVVAAPRQILRRQLERLAEAGYTAMVGTELEFMVFQDTYEQAWNSGYRGLTPANQYNIDYSVLGTGRIEPLLRRIRNEMQAAGLVVESAKGECNLGQHEIAFRYDEALTTCDQHSVYKTGAKEIASQEGVSLTFMAKFDEREGNSCHIHLSLADTDGRNAMAGDGPGGMSPVMRHFLAGQLAALRDFSLLYAPNINSYKRFRPGSFAPTAVAWGVDNRTCALRVVGHGRSMRFENRLPGGDVNPYLAVAGLVAAGLYGIEHRLELPEACGGNAYTADFAHVPTTLREAAELWENSEIAKAAFGPEVVAHYRNMARVELDAYDSAVTDWELRRSFERL
- a CDS encoding GNAT family N-acetyltransferase, with amino-acid sequence MWEIARSWVDGWTVSRRTPKPVDAPWGLSIQVGLASQTVRHVLLDADAETARGLVAAVTEPATWIKGFLAPEVMEAWFPPEWEPVDPGFLMAVDLRPSPVRPPDGYTVTAETADGVVTVSVLAAGGEPAARGQIGLTGAACVFDQIVTEEAHRRLGLGTVVMGALTAAATEHGAATGILGATVQGRALYETLDWKVLAPLTGFVHKPAAGIRTA
- a CDS encoding aldehyde dehydrogenase family protein; the protein is MLNPATEETVAIVPAATRDDVDAAVARATAAQRAWAAAAPADRARLLRRFAAVVDGHIEELARLEVLEAGHTIGNARWEAGNVRDLLDFAAGGVERLSGRQIPVAGGIDVTFLEPLGVIGVIAPWNFPMPIAAWGLAPALAAGNAVILKPAETTPLTALRLAELALQAGIPEHLFQVLPGHGGVAGDALVEHPGVAKIVFTGSTRVGKQIMAKCADRVKRVTLELGGKSPNIVFADADLEAAAAAAPMAFLDNTGQDCCARTRILVQRSAYDRFLELVAPGIAAVTVGDPLDEKTQMGPLISRTQLDRVRSYVTDDLTAIRGTAPEGPGFWYPPTLVTDVAPTAPVAAEEVFGPVAVVLPFEDEEDAVRLANATEYGLSGSLWTRDIGRALRVSRAVAAGNLSVNSHSSVRYWTPFGGYKQSGLGRELGPDALTAFTETKNVFISTEA
- a CDS encoding 3-oxoacyl-ACP reductase; this translates as MSNEEIVCRRLVGRTAVITGAGSGIGLATARRLASEGANVVCGDIDETAGKAAAEEVGGTYVKVDVTSPEEVEALFKTAFDTYGSVDIAFNNAGISPPDDDSILTTGLEAWKRVQDVNLTSVYLCCKAALPYMQRQGRGSIINTASFVAIMGAATSQISYTASKGGVLAMSRELGVQFAREGIRVNALCPGPVNTPLLQELFAKDPERAARRLVHIPLGRFAEPTEIAAAVAFLASDDSSFINATDFLVDGGISGAYVTPL